A window of Punica granatum isolate Tunisia-2019 chromosome 8, ASM765513v2, whole genome shotgun sequence genomic DNA:
CACCTTAACTAAGACATTAATTCAAGTCATATAAATGGATAAAATCCTTAATTTAGAGAATTTTATCTCATAGTGGATCAATCTAATTCAAACTGAATTGGTCGAGATCCGTTGGGTTTCGAAATATTGAAGtacacaaaaaaagaagaaggtcCAAGTCACATATGTACATGAACAATCACTTCTTCGGACCTCAGACCTCGATCATCTTCTCGTCGGGCCATAGTTAATTGTCAAGAAAACTATAACATAaaaccttaattttttttcctttttttttatagtttgCACATTAATATATCAAAATGAATCATTTGCCTCTCTAACAATGAAAAGTGGGGCACATGTACATGCAAGTCAACCTCATCGATCCCTCTCCATCTTCATTTTGACGGATTCTCAGCTATTGACATGCCTAAGTTATCGCTCCCTTGTTTTGCTTTACCGTGCAATCCTCTTATGCTCTTCTtgcgctctctctctctccctctccccccttccctctctcttttggCTTAATCCTCCCTTCATGGTTGATGACACTAACGTTATTGCCGCACCAAAGGCCGCATGCATCCCCAACATTTGTGAAGTTTTTAGTTTCTTATCCACCAAACCGAAATCGAAACCCGACAACAAGATCTTATCCTCTGATGAATATTCGAAACGGAAGCTATCTTGGAAGCAGCAGCCTGAAGCCGTTACGGTTGTGACCACCGACGACGTTACCTCGTGTTCATCTCTTAAAGTTGAATCTGAAGGCATACAGGTATACGTCGCGTAGATGATCTTAATTTCTTAACACAAAGTTTTCAGCATCCTCCAAAAAAGAACGGATCTATAACATTGGGTGTACATTTCTTGAGATTGTTTAATGGCCCAGTTAGGGTTAGTTTCATTTACTTTATGTATTCAGAATGAAATCTCATCTTTCGACCTTTTCCTTTTGTACTCAATATCGATTTCAAGGACAAAACAGCTAAATTTTATCAGAAACTGAAGCTTGCGTAtcactaatttttttacataacTCTTCAAATAAGACTCTTTCTCTAACAAGATTACTCTTTGGCACCACAGAATTGATAGATATGGACCAAGGGGCATTCGTAGTACAGTGACGAATGTCCTCGTATGAAATGAAGAGTTTAttagtttattttttgttagGGGATGAGATCTTTGAGGTGTTGTTAATAGTTCCCCAACAGAATGAATATGATTAGATTCCCTTGCTAATTATAGATGTacttaattaactaattacctaaatttttttattaatgaaattccAGGAGTTCTACTCCACCAATCAAGAGGAAGATAATAGCAACATGAATGGCTTCCACAACTTCGGGTTCAACATCAACAATGATTTCCACAGGGAAGGCCATAGCCCCCACGGGATGTTCTTCCGGGACAGGAGTCGGCGGGCCACCGATTCCTTCAGCCACTTCACGTCGGTCCCTTCACCTCTCTCAAAGAGCGCAAGCCGCCGGAGCAAGACCCCAACCTCGCCATCTCTTTTTAGGAACATGAGTGGCCGGGGGATGAATGGTTCTGACTCCTCGCCCATGGCCTCGATGTCGAGGAACTCGAGTCGGAGGAGCTCGACGCCGATTATGTTCTCCAACTCAACCGAGATGATGATGAAGCCACCACCCATTGAGAAGAGGTTGGAGTGCACCCTCGAGGAGTTATGCTACGGCTGCATGAAAAAGATCAAGGTTACTAGAGATGTCCTCACTAATACGGGGTATGAGCTATTAATATAGTTACGTAATCGAGTAATATAATACTAGTAATTTGTACTAATCAATTTCTACCCAGTCTCTTACAACATAAAATGATTCATGAAATATGTTCGTCTTCAATTTTCTTAGTATGTTTTTATGATCTCTCTTTGAGGACAGGCATATAGTCCAGGAAGAGGAGTTGTTAACGATAAAAGTGAAGCCCGGATGGAAGAAAGGGACTAAGATTACATTCGAAGGAATCGGCAACGAGAGGCCAGGGATGTACGCCGCTGATATAACCTTTGTGATCGCAGAGAAGCGGCATGCTCTCTTCAGAAGAGTTGGTGATGATTTGGAGTTGGCAGTAGAAATACCCCTGGTAAAAGCCCTCACAGGCTGTAAGATTTCGGTCCCTCTATTGGGCGGGGAGAAACTTGACCTCAAGGTTAAAGACATCATCTACCCCGGTTACGAGAAGATCATTGAAGGGCAAGGCATGCCAAACCCAAAAGACCAAGGGAAGAGAGGAAACCTCAGGGTCATGTTCCTAGTGGAGTTCCCAATGGAGTTAGCGGATGAGCAAAGATCCGAGGTTGTTCGTATCTTAAGGGAATCCGATGAATGATCCAAAGGTTTTTGCTTCCCTCTTCTTCCTTAAGCAGTTCTTGGGCGGTTGTTATTCCAGTTCTTGTTCTGTGCTCGACGAAACTGTGTGAAGTTGTTGTAATTAAAGTTAGCACCAGTAGAGAATCCATACTGTGTTCTATAgtcttttttttgtgtgaactTTGG
This region includes:
- the LOC116189101 gene encoding protein psi1-like, translating into MVDDTNVIAAPKAACIPNICEVFSFLSTKPKSKPDNKILSSDEYSKRKLSWKQQPEAVTVVTTDDVTSCSSLKVESEGIQEFYSTNQEEDNSNMNGFHNFGFNINNDFHREGHSPHGMFFRDRSRRATDSFSHFTSVPSPLSKSASRRSKTPTSPSLFRNMSGRGMNGSDSSPMASMSRNSSRRSSTPIMFSNSTEMMMKPPPIEKRLECTLEELCYGCMKKIKVTRDVLTNTGHIVQEEELLTIKVKPGWKKGTKITFEGIGNERPGMYAADITFVIAEKRHALFRRVGDDLELAVEIPLVKALTGCKISVPLLGGEKLDLKVKDIIYPGYEKIIEGQGMPNPKDQGKRGNLRVMFLVEFPMELADEQRSEVVRILRESDE